Within the Bradyrhizobium cosmicum genome, the region ATGGCATTGTTGATACCGGCGGGCGGCTCATGAGCGAGCAGCAACTTGCCGAGCTCAACGGCCAGTTGCTGACCGCGCGTGGACAGACATCCGAAGCTAAGGCTCGGCTTGAGCGCGTCAATGCAGTGGTTCAAGCAGCTCTTTCAGCCGATAACTCCAATGCTCTGGTGACGGACGTTCCAATCAACGAACCGATTGCCAAGCTCCGAAGCCAACTGATCGAACTTACTAATAAAGAAAAGGAATGGTCTGCGAAGTTTGGAAGCGACCATCTTGCGGTGATCAATCTGCACAGTCAGGCCAAGCAGGTTCGCTCCGCCATGATCGACGAGCTTCGCCGGGTCGGCGAGGCCTTCAAGAGCGACTACGATCTGGCCTTGCGCCGCGAAAAGGGCCTGGAAACAGAAGTGGCTCAAGCGGTTTCCCAATCGGATTCGTCCACCCGCAATCAGGTGAGGTTGCGCGAGCTCGAAAGCACAGCGGCCAGCACCAGGGAACTGTACGAGAATCTGAACAAACGATATCTCGAATCGGTTGAGCAAAAATCGTTTCCGGTCACGGAGGCAAGAGTGATCACGCGCGCGGCGCCCGCGCTGGACCGCGAGTACAAATCCACGATGAAGATCCTTGCCGGAATACTCGGCGGGGGAATTGCCCTCGGCCTTGGGCTGGCTTTTCTTCGTGAGTTCACTGACAATGTTTTTCGTAGCGTCGGCCAGGTTGAACGGCAGCTGCACATGAATTGCATTACGCCAGTGCCGCTCTGGAAGAACGACGAGACCGAGAATGGTCCGTCTCTGGTGCCGCCCTTAGAGGGCGAAAGGAAACTTATGCGTTCGAAGGGGCCTGCCTGGGCCACCGTCGACTCCCCTCTTTCGCACCATGCAGAAGCGATGCGCTCGATCAAGTTGGCAATAGACCTGAATTGCCCGGGCAAAGGCGCCAAGGTGATCGGCATGACCTCATCGCTGCCCAGAGAAGGTAAATCAACTGTGGCAATTTCCCTCGCGCTGACCATAGCGGCTGCCGGGGCAAAAGTGATGCTTCTGGACTTCGATCTTCGAAATCCGGCTCTGACGCGTTCATTGACCTCCAAGGCGAAGGTAGGTTTTCTCGATGTCATCTCGGGGAGAACACCCCTTGCAGATGCCGTTTGGTCCGATCAGTCCCAGTATCTTTCGTTCCTGCCGACAATCACCAATGGCCTTTTCGTTCAAAGCAACGAGATAATGGGCGCGCAGCTTACGAAGACGTTCATGGACCAACTTCGCGAGGAGTACGCTTACATCATCGTAGACTTGCCGCCCCTTGCGCCCGTTGTCGACGCAAAGGCGACGACCCACCTGATCGACGCATATCTGTTTGTCGTCGAATGGGGCGCTACGAAGGTCGACGTTGTCGAGCATGCCCTGAGCAGGGCTCCTGGCATATCGGAAAATGCGCTCGGCATCGTTCTCAACAAAGTCAATATGGATAGACTTTACAAGTACGACGGCGAGAACAGGACCTATTACGTCAACAAGCACTACGCACAATATGGCTATAACCAATAGCAACAGGCAGTCGCGATCGGACGGGCCCTTAGCCAGGCCCGCCCGATAAGCCGTTCCCAAATTCTGGCTCGGGCAACAGCTGGCACGAATCTCTCAGCGCCAGCTGTCCGTCTTCATGCTCGACTAGGTGCGGCCAGTGTGTTTCTCCTGTGCGCGCGCCGTGCCCGGCCTGCTCGATCCGGCTTTTGGACACCCGCCCATCGCATCATTCTGTTTCCCGATTGGTCGCATCGCAATCGTCGAGGCCTCTCGAGCTACCGCAAAGGACATGCCTAGCGATCCCTTTTCCCCTTCGCGCGCGTAGGTGTAATGGACCTATGGACGCTTTGAGGAACCGCCGGTGCGGATCTGACTTCCTCCACGTAACGCTCTAAACATCGGAGCGCAGAGCATTTGAGCAGATATGCGAGTTCGAGATGAGCCGCCGATCTCATGGAATTCTAGTAGGCTCCTACGTGCCGTTGTCGGCGTGCCGATAGGTTGAGAGCGAGCCATAGTCCCCCGCCCCGTAAGATGTCGGAGAAATAAAGGG harbors:
- a CDS encoding polysaccharide biosynthesis tyrosine autokinase, which produces MLQLNKDRRLSSFEPEQTGSASGSSAEYIQMVLGFARRQAWVVCIAIVLAIATATFYVLVVPATYKATATVGIDTTKFQLFQPAGELIIDTSSAVESQLEILKSEKLALEVIKKLRLADNIPAANAGWFGSSKPPSEFAYTRQLVAVLQKHLTVKRLGIAWIIEISYESRDPEQAAQFANAFAEAYIADQLDSKYQATRQASAWLEGRVKEMREQTMAAQHAVVEFKVKNGIVDTGGRLMSEQQLAELNGQLLTARGQTSEAKARLERVNAVVQAALSADNSNALVTDVPINEPIAKLRSQLIELTNKEKEWSAKFGSDHLAVINLHSQAKQVRSAMIDELRRVGEAFKSDYDLALRREKGLETEVAQAVSQSDSSTRNQVRLRELESTAASTRELYENLNKRYLESVEQKSFPVTEARVITRAAPALDREYKSTMKILAGILGGGIALGLGLAFLREFTDNVFRSVGQVERQLHMNCITPVPLWKNDETENGPSLVPPLEGERKLMRSKGPAWATVDSPLSHHAEAMRSIKLAIDLNCPGKGAKVIGMTSSLPREGKSTVAISLALTIAAAGAKVMLLDFDLRNPALTRSLTSKAKVGFLDVISGRTPLADAVWSDQSQYLSFLPTITNGLFVQSNEIMGAQLTKTFMDQLREEYAYIIVDLPPLAPVVDAKATTHLIDAYLFVVEWGATKVDVVEHALSRAPGISENALGIVLNKVNMDRLYKYDGENRTYYVNKHYAQYGYNQ